Part of the Gemmatimonadota bacterium genome, GCCCGCGAAGCCACCGGAACGGACGTCAAAGGGGGCCACCTGCACCTGGAATTCCTCGATAGCGTCGAGGCTGATCGGCTGGGCGCCCACCTGTCCCGTGGGCAGTCCCTCTCCCGTCAACCCGAAGGCGTCGTTCAGCACCGCGCCGTCTACCTGGAAGTTGTTCAGGCGGTTGTTCTTGCCCGCGATGCTCTGCCCGCCGGCTTTCGAAGCCGCTTCGGGCGCCAGCCGCGTGTAGTCGTGTATGCTCCGGGCGATGGAGGGCAGCCGGGCAATCTCGTGGGTCGTGACGTGGGTCTCGGTACCGGTGTTCGATGCGCTGAGCACCTCGTCCCGGTGAGCCGTGACGATGATCTCGCCGGCCTCGATGCCCTCCCTGTCAAGCCGGAAATCCGCACGCAGACTCTGGCCCATGGTCAGGGTTACATCCCGGCGGACGGTGGTCTGATACCCGATATAACTGACCCGGATTTCATACGGACCTCCGGTCCTGAGTCCCGCAATGTTGTATCGCCCGTCGGCACGGGAAAACACGCCCGAGGAGACTCCCGTGGGCACGTGCAGGACGACCACGGTGGCGTCGGGGAGCGGCACACCGGTGTCGTCCAGGATCATGCCGTTGAGCGCCGCGGTCGTAATGCCCTGAGCGAGAGCCAGGGCCGGCTGGATCAGGACGAGGACCAGGAAAGTCCGGCTCGGGATTCGCATGGCCCGAAACCTCCATGTTCGATAAATCGTTTCACAATTCCGGGAACGTCGGATATAATACCCCTCAAGCCCGAGAACGAAACTGAAAATTTCATCCTCTTTCATTGTTCGCGCAAATTCGTCCGGTCACATTATGACCGTCCTCTTGTCGGGACTAACAGGTTGAATGTCAAATAGAAGAAGGAGTCCACCATGGCGCTGATGGAAATCGAACCCGGTATCAAGGTCGCGGGACAGATGTCCCCCGAACCGACGCAAGAGGACCTGGAGTTCGCCCGGCAACTCGGCATTGAATACGTCTGTCTCTGGACGGACGGCGAACACGCCAACTACGACTATTTCATGAGCCGGCGGGAGATCTACGAGGACGCGGGCATAAAGATATACGGCTTCGGGAACAGCGACGTGCACAACCAGGACGCCATCGTGCTCAACCTGCCGAACCGGGACGCAAAGGTGGAACAGTACATGCGCTACATTCGCGACCTCGGCAGGGCGGGCATTCCCTATACGACCTACGCCCACATGGGCAACGGGATCTGGAGCACGGAGCGGGAGACCACCCGCGGCGGCGCCTCGGCCCGGGGTTTCGACCTCGCACAGGCCGAAGAAGGCCACTGGGGCGGCCGGCTGTTCAAGATGCCGCTTACCCACGGACGCGTGTACAGCGAGGACGAGATCTGGGACAATTTCGCCCATTTCATTGGCGAAGTCGCGCCGGTGGCGGAGGAAGCGGGCGTCCGGATCGGCATTCATCCGGACGATCCTCCCCAGCCGGAACTCGGCGGCATACCGCGTTGTATCTTCAGCAGTTACGACGGATACTACCGGGCCATGGAAATCGCCGACAGCCCGAACGTGGGGCTCTGCTTCTGCATCGGATGCTGGCTCGAAGGCGGATCGCTGATGGGCAAGGGCGTGGAGGACGCGCTACGCCACTTCGGCGAGCAGGGCAAGGTCTTCAAGGTCCATTACCGGAACGTGGACCAGCCCCTGCCCCATTTCGTGGAAACCTTTATCGACAACGGCTACTTCGACATGTACCAGGCCGCGCGGGTCCTGGAGGAAACCGGTTTCTACGGGGTCATGATACCGGATCACATCCCGGAGATGGCGGGAGACGGCCGGATCGGCTACGCCTATTCCATCGCGTACATGAAGGCGCACGTGGACCGGGCGCGGGCGGAGTGCGCCGCCGCGTGAGCGCACAGGCCAGCGGGACTTGCAAGATCGCGCCAGTGAGATGCCTTGTTCCTGACCTTGCCAGAGGAAGGACCTGCGCGCGTCATGAACGAACTGAACGATTTCCTCACCCACCTGCTCATTGAACGGGGACTGTCGCCGAACAGCCACGAAGCGTACCGTCGTGATCTGACCTCCTACAGGAGCCATCTCGACCGGCGGGGGATCGCTTCCTTCTCCGACGCCACACGCCAGGACGTCCAGGGATTTATCGCGTACCTCCGAAGGCGAGGCCTCGCGCCTTCTAGTATCGCGCGGCACGTTTCGGCGGTACGGATCTTCCACCGATTCCTTATCGGCGAGGGGCTGGCCACGGACGATCCGACCGAGCACGTCAGGGTTCCCAAGCAACCCCGTCGCCTTCCGGTCGTTTTGAACCGGGAGGAAATCGGGCGGTTGCTCGAACAGCCGGACCATACGACGTCGCTGGGACTGCGCGACCGTGCGATGCTCGAATTCATGTACGCCACCGGTCTGCGCGCGTCCGAATTACTGGATTTCAGGCGGCCCGACCTGCTCTTCGACGCGGGGCTGGCGCGTATCTTCGGGAAGGGCGGCAAGGAGCGCCTGGTACCGGTGGGCCGCCAGGCGATCAACGTCATCCGAAACTACCTGCACAAAGTTCGACCCGCCCTGGCCTCTCCGAAAAGCGGTGAGTTGCTCTTCCTGAACGCCCGTGGAGGCCGTCTGTCCCGCATGGGCCTGTGGAAGATCATGGATACCTACGTGGAACTCGCCGGCCTGGAAAAAAAAGTCAGTCCCCATACCATGCGCCATTCCTTCGCCACTCATCTCCTGGAAGGCGGCGCCGACCTCCGTGCCGTCCAGGAAATGCTCGGCCACGTGGACATCGCCACGACGCAGATCTACACCCACGTGGACCGCGAATACCTCAAGGACGTGTACGCCCGATACCATCCGCGTGGATGATCATTTCGATTTGTTTGTGAAGAGGGCTACCGTCCTGCCGCCCGTCAGGGCCGCCGCGACGACGGCCAGCACGCAGCAGAACAGGGCGAACACGTCGCCGTAGCGGGTGTAGAACGTAGGTTCACCCCGGTTGGGATGTACATTCGCGACGGTGGTCGTGGCGACCATCATCGGTGTTGTGCCATAGACGGCGCCAGTGGCGGAGATGAACCCCGAAATGCCGGTGTTCGCCGCGCGTATGATCGGCGTGCCGGTCTCCACTGCACGAAGCACGGCCATGGAGAAGTGCTGGCTGGGGGCGGAGGAGGTTCCGAACCAGGCGTCGTTGGTCATGACCACGAGCACGTTTGCGCCGTTCAGAGGAAACCGCCGGACCAGGTCAGGGAAGATGGATTCGTAGCAGATGACCGTACCGATATGCATGTCCTGTCCGGTGAGCGGCATCACGGTCAGTTCGTCGCCGGGCGTGAGGTCTCCGATCGCGCCGGTCAACCCGGACAGAAAGGAGAACAGACTCGGTATCGGCAGATACTCGCCGAAGGGCACCAGGTGCATCTTGCTGTAGGAACTCACAATCCCCCTCTGGGGAAGCAACAGAAAAGCGCTGTTGTAGATGTCGTTTTCGCCGGATCGGTAGCCCAGCGCACCGGTAAGCAGCGGAACACCCGCTTCGTCGGTCAAAGCATGTACCTGTTCGTTATATTCCTCATATGCCGGACTCTCCAGCCAGAAGGTCATCGCCGTCTCGGGAAACACGATGAACTCGGGGTCCTGGGGCAGTATCGACCGCGTCAGATCCCGGTAGACGTCCACGGTCCGCTGGACCTCCTCCGGCAACCACTTCATACCCTGTTCCTTGCTGCCTTGGACGACGGCCACCTTTACCGGGGGTGTCTGCCGTTCCAACGCACGTGCCTGCGAGATCGACCACCAGCCGTATCCCGTCGTGCCGATCAGGGTAATACAGGCCAGGAACATGGCGAATACGGGCGCCCGCCACGAGGTGCTGTCCCGCAGGCCGATGAAGACCATGGCCAGCGTCGCGTTCAACAGCATGACCAGGAAGCTCACACCGTAGACGCCCGTGAAATTCGCGATCTGAATGACGGGCAGAACCAGGTGCTGCGAGTAACCCAGCAATTCCCATGGGAACCCCGTGAATACATAGGTCTGGATGTATTCCAGCGCCGTCCACAGGGCGGCCGCGAACAACGGGAATAGGGGGGACTTCCAGTCGGCCCGCGCCGCATACAATCCGAAAATGAAGGCGTACAGGGCGATGACGAGGGCCACGCCCGCCATGCTGACCAGGCCCAGCGCCAGGTTCAGGCCACCGAAGTTCATGACGGTTTCCCGGATCCAGTACACCTTGGCGACGCCTGACACGAACGCGAATAACAGGGCGATCAAAGCCACCCTGGTCAAGGAGCCGTTCCGTCCGGCGTCGTGCAACGCGATCATGACCGGCACGAAAGCGCCCCAGGCCAGGGGCCACCAGTCGACCTTGGGTATGCTGAGGAAGATGAACAGCGCGGAACAACAGGCGAGACCGTACCCGGCGATGGTCGAAGAGGCGTGGAGCCGTCGTATGGAGTCCATGGGGTCTTCTCCAGGGGTCTCTGCGTCCGTTTGCGTGACTGAAATCAACACCCATTGCCGCGGCGTGTCAACTTCAAGAAGCGATTCAGGCCCGGGATCCGACCTTCAAATGAGGTTGACCATACGGGGTGGCGGCCTCTACATTCCGGCTGGAGAACACCGCGCTGAGTTATAAGTCAAGATGTCAGGGAGAAACCGCACTTGGATCCCTTGCGGACGGCCGTAATCGGTGTCGGACGCCTCGGCGAAGTCCATGCCCGCGTACTGGCGGACCTGCCGGGTATATACCTTGCCGGCGTGTACGACATTCGCGGCGAGCGGGCCGAGCAGGTTGCCCGCCGTTACGGCGCGAAGGCCTACGGCAGTTTGTCCGATCTCGCGGGGGATGCCGCAGCCGTCACCGTGGTCGTGCCCACCACCGCCCACTGTGAAGTGGCTTCGTACACGCTGTCCCGGGGGCTGCATACCTTCGTGGAAAAACCGATCGCCGCGACCGTCGAAGAAGCCGGACGGCTCGTCGAACTGTCGGAGGCTCACCGAAAGGTACTCCAGGTCGGACACATCGAACGGTTCAACGGCGCCTTCCGGGCCCTTGAAGGAACGGCCGTATCCCCTGGTTTCATCGAGTCGCACCGCCTGGCGTCCTTCGACCCCAGGGGAACCGACGTGTCCGTCGTCCACGACCTGATGATCCACGACATCGACCTGATCCGTTGCCTGGTCCGGTCGGACCTGGATCGGGTGGACGCCACCGGGGTCGCCGTGATCTCCGACCAGGTGGACATCGCCAACGCCCGGATGCAGTTCGCCGACGGCTGCGTGGCCAACGTAACGGCCAGCCGCATATCCCTCAAGCAGATGCGCAAGATGCGGGTCTTTCAGCGCGATCATTACATTTCGATGGATTTCCTGGCGGGCGAAAGCGAGATATACCGACTGGTCGACGAGCCCGGACCGGGCGGGACCCGGGGATTGAAGATTCCCATTAACACCGGCGACGGCCGCACCCGGCATATCCTGCGGCAGAAGAAGGCGAAGGACAGGACCGAGCCGTTGAAGGCGGAACTCGCCTCCTTCGCCGCCGCGGTGCGGGGGGAATATCCGCCGCCGGTGACCGGCCGCGATGGCCTGGAAGCCCTGCGCATCTCCCTGGCGGTGATCGATCAGATCGACCGCGGACGCCGATAGGGCACGCACTACGATCCGGTACAGTGGCTGAGCAGTTCCGTCGCTGGAACGCGATTCTCGAACAGGCGGCACGATCTACCGACATGGACATACGCGCCCGCGTTTTCGCAGCCCGAAGCTATACTCCCATTCCCCTGCTGGTAGCCGTGCTGATCATGGCGGAGCCAAACCTGCTTACCCTTGCAACCGGCGGACTGGTGGTAGTCCTCGGGGAATCCATACGCCTCTGGGCGGTCGGCTACGCCGGTTCCGCCACCCGCACCCGGCACGTCGGTGCGCCTTCGCTCATCACGAACGGACCCTATGGCCGGGTACGCAATCCCCTCTACGTGGGCAACTTCATCCTGAGCCTCGGCCTCTGCATTATGGCCTGGGCCTGGATGCCGTATATGCTCGGGATCTTCCTGGCGGCCTTCGCTGTACAGTACGGGCTGATCGTATCCCTGGAGGAAGAGAGTCTGCGAAGTATCTTCGGCGAAGAGTACGACGCCTACGTGAGGGCCGTGCCCCGGTTCCTGCCGCGATTCACCGGGTATGTCGGAGGCGAACCGGCGCCCTACGATTTCGCCGCCGCCCTGCGCAGCGAAAGGCGGACCTTTCAGTCTATCGCCGCAGTTGCGGTCGCGATCGCGGCACGATGGTACTTCGGCTAGTCAGGGCAGTCGCGCCTGGTTTCAACGCATCAGGCGCGTACCGCGCTTGCGGGTTCCAATCTGGCCGGATCTCGTAAAGCGCAATGGATCGGAACCCGGGCCGGCCGCATCGGGCGGGCGGGACGAAGGCGGCGTCTCCGGCTTGGAGGGCGGAGGCGTAGGAAGATCGATCGTTTCGTCGTCGCCGTCGGCGTCCTGTGTTTCCGCCGATCGCTTCTGCACGCTGACCCCGGCGGCGCCCTGCAGGAGGCTGAGGACCGCGACGAGCAGGACGAGGAGGACAACCGGCCACCACGGGATTTTGCTCAAAACCCGCAACACGTCCGATTCAGGCTGGAAGAACAGCCCGTACAGCAGAATCGGACCGAGTATGACCAGCAGCGACACCCCGACGATGCACACGACCTGCGACCAGGCCGGGTTCCGCTGGAGAAACCGAGATATGCCGGAGGTTTTGATCTTCCGCTTCAATCGTCTGTCCTTTCAAACCATGGAGCATTAGTCCACATCTGTTACCCACTCTTGCACCGGGGTGGATGCACGTGTTTCCGACCGGACGAACCGGCAGTCTCAGCGATGCCTCGACGCGCCGGCCTGTGCGCCGCGGAGTCGAAGGATGCGTCGCTAACGCGCACCCGCAGCACAATGCCGCGACGCCTTCCAAAGCCCGGTCCCTGAAGCATAGCGCCATCCGGTCCGGTCGACGTTACAAACTATTTCGGACACGTTGCGGATTGACCGGTCGCCAGGAACGGTGCAGGCGCCCATATCCCCTTGACAAAACCCTGACGGCGGCCTACTGTAACAGGTCGATCTGCTTGCCGTTGCCCTGGCAACAACCGGTTCTTTAACCAACGAAGAGGATTACGTGTCTCGCACCGCCGCCGTAACGCGCGAAACGCTGGAAACCCGTATCGATCTGACCCTCGACCTGGAGGGCAAGGGCTCGCTTTCCGGAGAAACCGGCATCGGCTTCTTCGACCACATGCTGGCCGGTTTCGTCAAACACGGGGGTTTCGATCTCGATCTATCCTGCACGGGCGATTTGCATATAGACGATCACCACACGGTGGAAGACGTGGGGATCTGCCTGGGACAGGCCTTTGTCCAGGCGATCGGCGATGGGGCCGGCATTACGCGTTTCGGCCATGCCTACGCTCCCCTGGACGAGGCGTTGGCCCGGGCCGTCTTCGACATCAGCGGAAGGGCCCACCTTGAATTCGACGCCGAATTCTCGCGTTCCTCGGTCGGCGATTTCAGCACGGAAATGGTGCGGGAGTTCTTCGGGGCGTTCGTTCACCACGGACGCGTAACCCTGCACGTCAGCCTGCTCGCGGGAGTAAACGCCCACCACCAGGTCGAGGCGGTCTTCAAGGCGGCGGCCAGGGCGCTTCGCCAGGCGGTAGCAATGGATGACCGCGTGTCCGGGGTGCCGTCCACCAAGGGCAGCCTCTAGCGGCCATAGCGAACACGGGTAACCATGCACATCGACGAACTGGACACTCCGGCCTACACGGTCGACCTGGACGTGATGGAGCGGAACATCGCGTCCATGGCGGAACACTGCCGGAATCTCGACATCGGCCTTCGGTGCCACACGAAGAGCCACAAAATCCCAGAAATCGCCCACCGGCAGGTCAGGGCGGGCGCGATCGGTATCTGCTGCCAGAAACTCGGCGAGGCCGAAGTCATGGCCGCCGCCGGCATCGAGAACATCCTGATCCCCTACAACATCGTCGGTCCCCGGAAGGTGGAGCGCCTGACACGCGTCTCCCGCCGGGCCGAGATCATCGTGGCCGCCGATGACGAAATCACGGTACGGGGCATGTCGGACCAGGCGCTGAAAGACGGCTGCCGGGTCAACGTGATCATCGAACTTGATACGGGCACGAAGCGTTGCGGCGTACAGTCGCCCGAAGCGGCGGCGGACCTTGCCGAACGAATCACGGACCTCCGCGGTCTCTTCTTCAAAGGCGTCATGATCTTCCCCAGCCATCCCGAGGCAGAGGTTTTCCTGCGGGAGACCGTGGAACGAATCACGGACAAGGGCATACCCATCGAGATCATCAGCGGCGGCGGCACCGGCGGCGAAGAAAATTCCAAAGCCATGGGCTGCACCGAGACCCGCAGCGGGTCCTACATCTGGGAGGGCATGGACCGCATCAGCACTTCCGCCATGCTCAACCCCGAACGCTGTCCCTGCCGCATGATCTGCACCGTGGT contains:
- a CDS encoding Gfo/Idh/MocA family oxidoreductase, which gives rise to MDPLRTAVIGVGRLGEVHARVLADLPGIYLAGVYDIRGERAEQVARRYGAKAYGSLSDLAGDAAAVTVVVPTTAHCEVASYTLSRGLHTFVEKPIAATVEEAGRLVELSEAHRKVLQVGHIERFNGAFRALEGTAVSPGFIESHRLASFDPRGTDVSVVHDLMIHDIDLIRCLVRSDLDRVDATGVAVISDQVDIANARMQFADGCVANVTASRISLKQMRKMRVFQRDHYISMDFLAGESEIYRLVDEPGPGGTRGLKIPINTGDGRTRHILRQKKAKDRTEPLKAELASFAAAVRGEYPPPVTGRDGLEALRISLAVIDQIDRGRR
- the hisB gene encoding imidazoleglycerol-phosphate dehydratase HisB, which codes for MSRTAAVTRETLETRIDLTLDLEGKGSLSGETGIGFFDHMLAGFVKHGGFDLDLSCTGDLHIDDHHTVEDVGICLGQAFVQAIGDGAGITRFGHAYAPLDEALARAVFDISGRAHLEFDAEFSRSSVGDFSTEMVREFFGAFVHHGRVTLHVSLLAGVNAHHQVEAVFKAAARALRQAVAMDDRVSGVPSTKGSL
- a CDS encoding isoprenylcysteine carboxylmethyltransferase family protein codes for the protein MAEQFRRWNAILEQAARSTDMDIRARVFAARSYTPIPLLVAVLIMAEPNLLTLATGGLVVVLGESIRLWAVGYAGSATRTRHVGAPSLITNGPYGRVRNPLYVGNFILSLGLCIMAWAWMPYMLGIFLAAFAVQYGLIVSLEEESLRSIFGEEYDAYVRAVPRFLPRFTGYVGGEPAPYDFAAALRSERRTFQSIAAVAVAIAARWYFG
- a CDS encoding mannonate dehydratase, with protein sequence MALMEIEPGIKVAGQMSPEPTQEDLEFARQLGIEYVCLWTDGEHANYDYFMSRREIYEDAGIKIYGFGNSDVHNQDAIVLNLPNRDAKVEQYMRYIRDLGRAGIPYTTYAHMGNGIWSTERETTRGGASARGFDLAQAEEGHWGGRLFKMPLTHGRVYSEDEIWDNFAHFIGEVAPVAEEAGVRIGIHPDDPPQPELGGIPRCIFSSYDGYYRAMEIADSPNVGLCFCIGCWLEGGSLMGKGVEDALRHFGEQGKVFKVHYRNVDQPLPHFVETFIDNGYFDMYQAARVLEETGFYGVMIPDHIPEMAGDGRIGYAYSIAYMKAHVDRARAECAAA
- the xerD gene encoding site-specific tyrosine recombinase XerD, with the translated sequence MNELNDFLTHLLIERGLSPNSHEAYRRDLTSYRSHLDRRGIASFSDATRQDVQGFIAYLRRRGLAPSSIARHVSAVRIFHRFLIGEGLATDDPTEHVRVPKQPRRLPVVLNREEIGRLLEQPDHTTSLGLRDRAMLEFMYATGLRASELLDFRRPDLLFDAGLARIFGKGGKERLVPVGRQAINVIRNYLHKVRPALASPKSGELLFLNARGGRLSRMGLWKIMDTYVELAGLEKKVSPHTMRHSFATHLLEGGADLRAVQEMLGHVDIATTQIYTHVDREYLKDVYARYHPRG
- the lnt gene encoding apolipoprotein N-acyltransferase; this translates as MDSIRRLHASSTIAGYGLACCSALFIFLSIPKVDWWPLAWGAFVPVMIALHDAGRNGSLTRVALIALLFAFVSGVAKVYWIRETVMNFGGLNLALGLVSMAGVALVIALYAFIFGLYAARADWKSPLFPLFAAALWTALEYIQTYVFTGFPWELLGYSQHLVLPVIQIANFTGVYGVSFLVMLLNATLAMVFIGLRDSTSWRAPVFAMFLACITLIGTTGYGWWSISQARALERQTPPVKVAVVQGSKEQGMKWLPEEVQRTVDVYRDLTRSILPQDPEFIVFPETAMTFWLESPAYEEYNEQVHALTDEAGVPLLTGALGYRSGENDIYNSAFLLLPQRGIVSSYSKMHLVPFGEYLPIPSLFSFLSGLTGAIGDLTPGDELTVMPLTGQDMHIGTVICYESIFPDLVRRFPLNGANVLVVMTNDAWFGTSSAPSQHFSMAVLRAVETGTPIIRAANTGISGFISATGAVYGTTPMMVATTTVANVHPNRGEPTFYTRYGDVFALFCCVLAVVAAALTGGRTVALFTNKSK
- a CDS encoding alanine racemase produces the protein MHIDELDTPAYTVDLDVMERNIASMAEHCRNLDIGLRCHTKSHKIPEIAHRQVRAGAIGICCQKLGEAEVMAAAGIENILIPYNIVGPRKVERLTRVSRRAEIIVAADDEITVRGMSDQALKDGCRVNVIIELDTGTKRCGVQSPEAAADLAERITDLRGLFFKGVMIFPSHPEAEVFLRETVERITDKGIPIEIISGGGTGGEENSKAMGCTETRSGSYIWEGMDRISTSAMLNPERCPCRMICTVVSAPTPDRIIIDGGMKTFASYPPTPYGHIIEHPEAEIYGMSVEHGHVDVSKCAHRFKVGERLSVIPLHQEMALNLHDELNGVRDGQVEVVWPVAGRGRVK